One window of the Anomaloglossus baeobatrachus isolate aAnoBae1 chromosome 12, aAnoBae1.hap1, whole genome shotgun sequence genome contains the following:
- the LOC142257601 gene encoding CD48 antigen-like → MAHTQEIIIEPVIGLVNSTVELSAYRHFPLPVKETIWKFTSGSSTVKVAEAGNNSFLTYSDQFKNRIEASNNGTIITIRHLSLKDTGEYCAEIVLISKVIRKLMFTLTVYEPIPTLAIKVEFTNHSGDQCNVTFHCLAPSYTSALSYNWKYRHQNLEYQQYNNRSTIQISVPRDHQDMEFLCIVQNPADQKNVSVHLGRFCGVANLTKNRGCHLYLRSGLIAAFLLISLFSICLFCCYH, encoded by the exons AGCCTGTGATCGGTCTGGTGAACAGCACCGTAGAACTCTCCGCCTACCGGCACTTCCCACTTCCTGTAAAAGAAACTATATGGAAGTTTACATCCGGAAGCAGCACAGTTAAAGTGGCAGAGGCTGGGAATAATTCATTTTTGACATATAGTGATCAATTCAAGAACCGTATTGAAGCTTCCAATAATGGAACAATCATTACTATCCGACATCTGAGCTTAAAAGATACCGGGGAATACTGTGCAGAGATTGTACTTATCAGCAAAGTCATCCGCAAGCTGATGTTCACCCTCACTGTGTACG AGCCCATTCCCACTCTGGCTATAAAGGTGGAATTTACGAACCATTCTGGAGaccaatgtaatgtcaccttccattgtTTGGCACCGTCATATACTTCAGCTTTGTCTTATAACTGGAAATACAGACACCAGAACTTGGAGTATCAGCAGTATAATAATAGAAGCACCATCCAGATATCAGTACCCCGGGACCACCAGGACATGGAGTTCTTGTGTATAGTGCAGAACCCGGCTGACCAGAAGAACGTCTCTGTCCATCTAGGACGGTTTTGTGGCGTAGCAAATTTGACGAAAAACAGAG GATGCCACTTGTATCTGAGGTCCGGACTGATTGCAGCTTTCCTGCTCATATCCCTCTTCTCCATATGCCTTTTCTGCTGTTATCACTAA